ATCTATGGAATCATAGTTTCGCCCAAATAAACCAGGCTCACCTCACTTGAATGGCAAAGTGGAACGCTCTCAGAAAACAGATAAAAGTGAGTTCTATCCGACTATAGATGTCTCCGTGGGGCTGGAAGAGCTGGATCTGCTACTAGCTGAAGGCAACACTACTACAACTGGGAACGCCCCCACAGCTCGTTAAATAGGCTAGCCCCGATAGACAGGATTACTGAGATATCTGATCAAACTCCTTTGTCTGAAGAGGTATCTCAGCAATACCAGATCGAGAAAGAGCGGTTTCAAGAGCAGAATTACAAGCTTGATCTTCAGCTAAGAAAATTGAAACCATCTCTATGAATCACACAATTGAGACCACACTTTGTTCAGTCACCAAATATAAGGAACTAAATCATAATACAACATGTGCCAACGAATGGTTTCAATCATCATCAAAGCATAACTGAACAACTCTATCTGCAGATGCTATTGTTTCAGGTCTATGTGCGATTAAAATGCGTGTAATATTTAGGGCTGTTATATTCTCATTAATCTCTAGTAGTGTTTTTTGGTCTAGATTACTCGTTGACTCATCTAATAACAAAACATCTGGGCTTCCGTAAAGAGCTCGCGCTAGTAACACTCTCTGAATTTGACCACCGGATAGCGAACTCCCCATATCACCAACTAAAGTGTTAATGCCCATTGGAAGCTGCTCTAAAAAATTATCTAAACAGGCTACCTCGCAACACCGTTGTAAATGATGCTCATCATAGTTAGCATCAAACATCGTAATATTATCAAGTAGAGAACCAGACAGTAATGTGTCATCTTGCATAACCGTGCCTATCTTTGAGCGGTAATCGCTTAAATTGAAACGGTTAATATCAACACCATCAAAAGTGATATAACCTTGCTCATATTCCAATATCCGTAGCATTGCTTTCATCAGGCTTGATTTACCACACCCAGACGGACCTACGATGGCGACGGACTCACCGGGCATAACTTCAAAACTGATGTTTTCAAACACATAGTCTGAGTTTTGAGAATAACGTAATGAAAGATTGTTTACGCTAAGTTTGCCTTGGAGAGTTTGACCGACAGCAACGTAATCTTTATTATCATCCTCCTGTTTATGAAGTGTTATATCCGACAGTCTTTCTAAGTGTAAGCCTAAAAATTTAAAATCAAAAAATAGGTCAATCAGTTGATACACACTATTATTAAACATTGATTTATATGCGATGAATGCCAATAACATACCTACCGTTAGTGACTGTTCAATCACCGCTAGCGCCCCAAAATACAGAACGAAGATCATCTCCAAACCAGAGATGATTTTTATTAATGCAGCTTCAGAAAGATCTAGTTTAGCAAGTCTGATGCTAGAGTTGATTACATCGACATTTCGATTTAGCCACAGACTTGAACGATGGTTTTCTTGGTTATATAGTTTTATTGTTTGCATTGCTCTTAGTGTTTCTAAAAACGCTGATTGCTCCCTAGCCTCTTCATTGATCAACTCTTCTTGAATACGTCTGCTGGGAAAGTAAAAAGCCCATTGAATTGCAAAAGCCAATATCAATACAACTATAACTATGCAAGTTAGCAATGGCGAATACAGGAACATCATAACCAATATTAAAATCGCCATTAAGCCATCTACAACTACCTCAATAATCCCATTAGTTAGTAGTTCTTGTACATTTGATAATGATCCAAATCTTGATGAGATATCCCCAAAATGGCGCTTTAGAAAATAATCTATTGGAAGACGAATAAGATGATGAAATAAGTTCGCGCCCATTTGAATGCTAAGATTGTTGGAAATACGTATAACAACCCAAGATCGGAACGTTTGAACTGCTACCTGTAGAGCAACAATAATGCTAAAGGCTATAGCTAACACAAGCAAAAGTGAAGTATCGCTTGTCAATAAGACCTTATCTACTATCCATTGAGTGTAATATGGTGTGGTCAAAAGTAGGAACTGCAAAACTAACGAAATAAAGAGAAGTGAAGTGAGGCTTCTTTTTAGTCCAACCATATTCTTCCATAAGTCATTAACTTTCATTAGAATACGATCATCAACTTTCTTGAAAGTCGAAACTGGCGTTAATTCTAATGCGATACCTGTAAAATGCTTACTTGCTTCATCTAATGTTAAAATCCGTTTACCTACACCTGGGTCATTAATATAAATTCTATTTCTTTTAACTGAAGTTAGAACTACAAAATGGTCGAGATCCCAATGTAGGATTGCTGGAACTTTTAATTCGCCAAGTTCGTCAAGATCACACTTTAAAGCTCTGCTTGAAAGACCAAGTTTGCTCCCAACATCTGAAATATCATTTAAGCTCATTCCATGACTGCCAATATGGTAAATATTTCTTAAGGCAGGAAGATTTACTTTATGTCCAAAATAAGAAGCTATCATTCCCACACAAGCTAAACCGCATTCGGTGACTTCTGTTTGTAAAATGAGAGGCACAGAACGTGAGTTGGTAAAGGTAATGAGTTCATGAGGTTGTGTTCCGATTCTATTAGCTAAATCATCTTGATTGGTTGTTATGCTCATCCGTAATAAATATTCCAGTGTCGAGTGTCTTGTGGTTGATTCTTTACAATTTGCCTTTGATGGAGAAAATAGGTTCTAAAAACCACTCTAGTAGTGTCCTTTTCTCAAGGACGATATCTGCTTGAGCCAACATTCCAGCCTTAAGAGGAAACTGCTTCCCATAAGCAGTGATAGATTGCGAATCAATTTTTGCTTGAATTCGATACATAGCTTGATTGATATTAAGGGGGGAGTTTGTATCATTTGGTAATAAGATCGACTTATCAATATGTGAAACGGTTCCCTTTAAGAGTCCAAATTTTTGATATGGAAATGCATCAAATCTTACATTTATAGTATTTCCAGCCTCAATAAAACCAATAGAACGACTAGGCAATAAGAGTTCCAAGTGCAACGGTGAATCTATAGGTATAATACTTAGAATAGGTCTTGCTTGAGTGACCGGACTACCATTATTAACTCTAATGCCAGTGATGTAGCCAGCTTCAGGAGCTTTAGCAACAAATTCAAATTGATTATTCAATTGTAATAACTGCGATTCCAGCTCTGACACTTGACGCTCTAGCAATGCCATTTCCACTTCATGCGTATGAGGTAAACGAACAAGATTTGATTTAAGATTGTTGATCTCCATATCAACTTGTAATTTTTCCCCTTGAGAAACATTCAAAGCCACTTGAGTATCTAAATAAAGTTGATTAATCTCATCCAATGTAGATTTAGAAATATGACCATTTTCATGCAATTTTTTAGATTTTTGAAAATTAGAGCGAGACAGAATTAGTTTATTTTGATCTGTAAGTATTGTATTTTCAATTACTTTCTTTGAGTCTTCTAGCTTATTTATTTGAATTTCCAAGCCAACAATTTCACTTATATAAAGTTGGTTTTTAGCATTCACCTGGTGCTCTATAGATTCAATTTGGGATGTAATCTGGCTTATAAGTTCATCAGATAGCTCAATGCCATTGGTTAAACTTTCACTATTTCTAACTTTAACTAACATATCACCAGATTTTACTAACTCACCCTCAGATACTAAGATTTGGTCCACAACGCCTGTACGATTACTGTGAATGCGAACTGTACCTTTTTCTGGAACCAGGTAACCGGACACAGTCTCTTTACGCGCATATGTTGATGTACTCAATAAGTAGAATGCCGCAATTAGTAGGGTGAGTAAAGAAATTGCTATAATATGAGTTG
The genomic region above belongs to Vibrio ponticus and contains:
- a CDS encoding peptidase domain-containing ABC transporter → MSITTNQDDLANRIGTQPHELITFTNSRSVPLILQTEVTECGLACVGMIASYFGHKVNLPALRNIYHIGSHGMSLNDISDVGSKLGLSSRALKCDLDELGELKVPAILHWDLDHFVVLTSVKRNRIYINDPGVGKRILTLDEASKHFTGIALELTPVSTFKKVDDRILMKVNDLWKNMVGLKRSLTSLLFISLVLQFLLLTTPYYTQWIVDKVLLTSDTSLLLVLAIAFSIIVALQVAVQTFRSWVVIRISNNLSIQMGANLFHHLIRLPIDYFLKRHFGDISSRFGSLSNVQELLTNGIIEVVVDGLMAILILVMMFLYSPLLTCIVIVVLILAFAIQWAFYFPSRRIQEELINEEAREQSAFLETLRAMQTIKLYNQENHRSSLWLNRNVDVINSSIRLAKLDLSEAALIKIISGLEMIFVLYFGALAVIEQSLTVGMLLAFIAYKSMFNNSVYQLIDLFFDFKFLGLHLERLSDITLHKQEDDNKDYVAVGQTLQGKLSVNNLSLRYSQNSDYVFENISFEVMPGESVAIVGPSGCGKSSLMKAMLRILEYEQGYITFDGVDINRFNLSDYRSKIGTVMQDDTLLSGSLLDNITMFDANYDEHHLQRCCEVACLDNFLEQLPMGINTLVGDMGSSLSGGQIQRVLLARALYGSPDVLLLDESTSNLDQKTLLEINENITALNITRILIAHRPETIASADRVVQLCFDDD
- a CDS encoding HlyD family secretion protein, which codes for MFREEIYQYKKQRNMGKVIIKQSFSTHIIAISLLTLLIAAFYLLSTSTYARKETVSGYLVPEKGTVRIHSNRTGVVDQILVSEGELVKSGDMLVKVRNSESLTNGIELSDELISQITSQIESIEHQVNAKNQLYISEIVGLEIQINKLEDSKKVIENTILTDQNKLILSRSNFQKSKKLHENGHISKSTLDEINQLYLDTQVALNVSQGEKLQVDMEINNLKSNLVRLPHTHEVEMALLERQVSELESQLLQLNNQFEFVAKAPEAGYITGIRVNNGSPVTQARPILSIIPIDSPLHLELLLPSRSIGFIEAGNTINVRFDAFPYQKFGLLKGTVSHIDKSILLPNDTNSPLNINQAMYRIQAKIDSQSITAYGKQFPLKAGMLAQADIVLEKRTLLEWFLEPIFSIKGKL